From one Phocoena sinus isolate mPhoSin1 chromosome 6, mPhoSin1.pri, whole genome shotgun sequence genomic stretch:
- the CKS2 gene encoding cyclin-dependent kinases regulatory subunit 2: MAHKQIYYSDKYFDEHYEYRHVMLPRELSKQVPKTHLMSEEEWRRLGVQQSLGWVHYMIHEPEPHILLFRRPLPKDQQK, encoded by the exons ATGGCCCATAAGCAGATCTACTACTCGGACAAGTACTTCGATGAGCACTACGAATACCG GCATGTCATGTTACCCAGAGAACTTTCCAAACAAGTACCCAAAACCCATCTGATGTCTGAAGAGGAGTGGAGGAGACTTGGTGTCCAACAGAGTCTAGGCTGGGTTCATTACATGATTCATGAGCCAG AACCACACATTCTTCTCTTTAGACGACCTCTACCAAAAGATCAACAAAAATGA